CCCTAATCTCCTAGTCAATTCCTCAGCATCTTGATGTTGTTTGAAGTAGTGGAACAGGTGTTCTCGCCATTGATCAGTGGTGATTGACGTTCCCTCGAACGTTCTCACGTAATCTTTCATATACGGGATAAAGTTCTCGAGCCCACCTAGGGTTCTTTCGAGATAAAGAAGGAAGTTTGCTCCCTGCGTAAAACGACGATCAGCACTTCTTTCGTGAGAGCCAGATTGACTTGACTGACCTTCTCGTATGGTACCTGACTGTATCCCTCATCGGCTAAATCCCACATATCAGCGACACTGCACATCCTCGGCGCTCAGGATGCTAATGCTCACGGTCCTCGTGTTCCTTATACTCGATTACCAATTTCTGGAATCTCGGGTTGAGTCTCTCAAGATCACCAACAAGACCTCGTCGACCTGGTGTATGTACTGTTCAGCTGGAAGAATGATCACAATCTAACGAGAATCATACTGACCGACAGTGTATGACCTGATTATCGTCGTTGGTTATCAGCTCAAGTGCGATTCATCTACCTATAGATGTGATTACTTACAATTGTCTTTCCAGTTCGCCATGAGTCTCTCTCATGATCTACTTGATGTGTCAGCTTTTCCGAAACACTACAGTTGTGACCTAGCTCACCAGTCGCTCAAGATATGTGGTCCAACCCTATTGACGGAGAATTAGCCAACATACATTTCGTCTTCCAAcaaccaactcacctcattaAGCCAGAAATGCGACCAAGAAGCACATCCGATACCATTACCGAACCAGGACTATACGCTGGTCAGCTTCTTGTCATGCGGAGTTGCGAAGCACACCAGGCTATTTTAGTGTtatacactcacatgacTGATCTCATGAGCCACCACATCAACTTGACTTCGATCTCCAGCGATGATCGTGGGAGTAGCGAAGGTCAAACATGAATTTTCCATACCTCAATAGTCGGCATCAGCAGCTGAGACATCGTGTCGTTGCTCGCTTCCACCAGCTCACCTCCGTAAGGGAATGATTCAGGTAAGAACAGGATATCATATACGCCGAACTTGTACGATGAAGTGAGATCTTCGGCGGTCTTGACGAAGCTGCAGTGGTTGTATCAAGAATTTCAGCGGAAGTTTGAATCTCATAGATAAATCCCATCTATATTCTGTGTTACATCGGGAAAGTCAGACCAATCAATCATATACTCACTTCGCAGTATCTTTGTGAAACTCCCAAAATGCCTTATCCATATTCAAAGGCTATTCCAATGGTTGGTCAGACTGCAGGAACTTCCTTTGGTAGCCTCGAAATGCTCAGCTCACCTCGGTCCAACATCCAGTCGACCAATTCCTGCCTTGCAAGTTCTCGAAAGGTTTGTGTGTGAGCTCACCAGCGGCGATAGCGATGAGGTAAGAGGGGATGCCGACGGGCTGAACCATCCATCAGATTAGCTTGACTAATCAGGATTCAGATCAATGGTCTGTTCGTTAACCGGACTCACCTGCTCATAAGCAAATTCCCTCCATCCCTCACCTCTCTCTGCAAGCTCTTTGATGCCTTTCCTCTGTCCACTCAAGAGCACTTCCAACCCTCTACCCGAGCGCACTTTCGCCTCGTAGCTAGCCTTGACAGCCGGCGTATCTTGACACGGTAACATTGATCTGGCGTGGATCGCCTGAGCTTGAGAATACAGATAAGGATGTTTTCCAGATTTGGTTTGGGCAGGTTCGAGCCATCCTACGGCTGTACATTGCGGTGTGGTAGAGTAGGTtatcttgatggtgatggactATTCACATACCACTGGTCAGCATCAGTGTTCCAGGATAGAAGGATACGTTATATAtaggtacaggtacaggGGAGAGACTTACTTCTCCCTTGTTTAATGATTTGGGCAATTTGACTC
The nucleotide sequence above comes from Kwoniella europaea PYCC6329 chromosome 1, complete sequence. Encoded proteins:
- a CDS encoding leukotriene A-4 hydrolase/aminopeptidase; this encodes MSFSPHFSSGSSPFDRDLATLSNYLEVVTRHIKIDWEINWDAKTFGGYAELTLESRVEELQEVRLDSSYLDVKGVEVDGKAVEYSLDSRLEVMGEALRVKLPKSLNKGESITIKITYSTTPQCTAVGWLEPAQTKSGKHPYLYSQAQAIHARSMLPCQDTPAVKASYEAKVRSGRGLEVLLSGQRKGIKELAERGEGWREFAYEQPVGIPSYLIAIAAGELTHKPFENLQGRNWSTGCWTEPLNMDKAFWEFHKDTANFVKTAEDLTSSYKFGVYDILFLPESFPYGGMENSCLTFATPTIIAGDRSQVDVVAHEISHSWFGNGIGCASWSHFWLNEGWTTYLERLIMRETHGELERQLSYTVGRRGLVGDLERLNPRFQKLVIEYKEHEDPDEGYSQVPYEKGANFLLYLERTLGGLENFIPYMKDYVRTFEGTSITTDQWREHLFHYFKQHQDAEELTRRLGKVDWDEWLHGSGPDLCVDIQYDDTLSKACYDLAAKWDKARDGDVSSFTKDDIKDFSSTQTVVFLDKLETYDTLPPKVVAALDKLYGLGSTGNAEIGLRFFEVALKSGPEYAESAAGEIPYLTFSSLEVRPDVGMTSALNEQKPELAKETFLKHANFYHPIARKMIAKDLGVKVE